A DNA window from Bacillus marinisedimentorum contains the following coding sequences:
- a CDS encoding DUF2626 domain-containing protein, translated as MEKMYRVLGFWTGIIAIMSFVGGMETMAMLFFGQTGFFIALSYLHLSERMYIYIFGAYLTIFFVGFTYWTTFMMTPGAGH; from the coding sequence ATGGAAAAAATGTATCGTGTGTTAGGATTCTGGACCGGAATCATAGCGATCATGTCCTTTGTCGGCGGTATGGAAACAATGGCCATGCTGTTTTTCGGTCAAACAGGATTCTTTATCGCTCTAAGCTACTTGCATTTATCTGAACGTATGTACATTTACATCTTCGGCGCTTATCTCACCATCTTTTTTGTCGGGTTTACATATTGGACAACGTTCATGATGACTCCTGGAGCAGGACATTAA
- a CDS encoding ABC transporter permease, which translates to MSNSISNLSMAFTVFFILIPMMLSYWYALGLSRAVLWSSIRGSIQLVAIGFVLTYLFDLPPGIGIFIMLMVMITVASLHAAKKAQDLPHVKMALFGVITLIETGVLGMWLVFGMAEFTAEQVIPMSGMVIGNSMVAAGLALDRIQDEFTEGKGRILAALSLGATPKQASQLILRKTLQAAMIPNIDGLKTIGLVQLPGMMTGLILGGADPLTAIRYQIVISLSIFSAVSVSAMLVTLIMYRVFFNKQMQLRDFSIDNQGGR; encoded by the coding sequence ATGTCAAATTCGATTTCCAATCTTTCCATGGCCTTCACCGTATTCTTCATTCTGATACCGATGATGTTATCCTATTGGTATGCTCTTGGCTTATCAAGGGCCGTCCTCTGGTCTTCGATAAGAGGGTCTATCCAGCTGGTGGCAATCGGGTTCGTTTTGACCTACTTATTTGATTTGCCGCCGGGTATCGGTATCTTTATCATGCTCATGGTTATGATTACCGTTGCGAGCCTTCATGCTGCGAAGAAGGCTCAGGATTTGCCGCACGTGAAAATGGCGCTATTCGGAGTCATCACCCTTATTGAAACGGGCGTACTTGGCATGTGGCTGGTATTTGGGATGGCAGAATTCACAGCGGAACAGGTCATACCGATGAGCGGCATGGTCATCGGTAACAGTATGGTGGCAGCGGGTCTCGCCCTTGACCGGATCCAGGATGAATTCACGGAAGGAAAGGGTAGAATCCTTGCCGCCCTGTCACTAGGCGCGACACCGAAGCAGGCCTCTCAGCTCATTCTTAGAAAGACGCTGCAGGCAGCGATGATACCGAACATTGACGGATTGAAAACGATTGGGCTTGTCCAGCTGCCAGGGATGATGACAGGCCTTATTCTCGGCGGAGCTGATCCCCTGACGGCAATAAGGTATCAAATTGTCATTTCCCTCAGTATTTTTTCGGCCGTGTCAGTCAGCGCCATGCTTGTTACGCTGATCATGTATCGTGTATTCTTTAATAAGCAGATGCAGCTTCGCGATTTTTCAATAGATAACCAGGGAGGCAGATAA
- a CDS encoding helix-turn-helix transcriptional regulator, with product MEQTLKVTSVLADPTRFSIYQYITRMHKEVTVQEIADSFNIHPNVARLHLSKLEDVSMLVSETKKTGKGGRPSRLYRLSDEVVQLNFPFRDYKLLASIAIDSLLSLGEEGQNALYQTGRRFGHEMVEQESKYRSNTNREEMTFEEKLALVKSASSMQGFYPEFEVIEDGSTIFFTVYNCPFKEVADSENGHPVCTMHHSFFYGIFEEVFKDEPVDLKQQERMTDGCAACTYKAVVTN from the coding sequence ATGGAGCAAACACTGAAAGTGACAAGTGTCCTGGCTGATCCAACACGTTTTTCCATATATCAATATATTACACGGATGCATAAAGAAGTGACCGTCCAGGAAATCGCCGATTCATTCAACATCCATCCGAATGTGGCGCGCCTGCACCTTTCAAAGCTTGAAGATGTCAGTATGCTTGTTTCAGAAACGAAGAAAACCGGAAAAGGCGGCCGTCCGAGCCGTTTATACCGTCTAAGCGATGAAGTCGTCCAGCTGAATTTCCCATTCCGTGATTATAAGCTGCTTGCTTCCATTGCGATCGACTCCCTGCTTTCTCTTGGTGAGGAAGGCCAAAATGCGCTTTACCAGACAGGCAGGCGCTTCGGCCATGAAATGGTGGAACAGGAAAGCAAATACCGCTCTAACACAAACCGTGAAGAGATGACGTTTGAGGAAAAGCTTGCACTTGTCAAAAGCGCTTCCTCCATGCAGGGCTTTTATCCTGAGTTCGAGGTTATTGAAGACGGTTCAACCATTTTCTTTACCGTATATAACTGCCCATTCAAGGAAGTTGCCGATTCCGAAAACGGCCATCCGGTTTGCACGATGCACCATTCCTTCTTCTACGGAATTTTTGAAGAGGTTTTCAAGGATGAGCCGGTTGATCTGAAGCAGCAGGAAAGAATGACAGACGGTTGTGCAGCTTGTACGTATAAAGCGGTTGTCACCAACTAA
- the comGB gene encoding competence type IV pilus assembly protein ComGB produces MRRNRLSMQDKAAILTRLGALFNNGYPLARGLEFLALTEGDVQQRQIEKIIRDLKAGERLPDSFRHIGLPADITGALYFSEKHGNLGSVLTVSGTSLSKRAAHLKKLFKILRYPIFLLGVIIIMFIALYGFLFPSFLNFFNAARMDLPVFTRYTMMSIRLAPFLLAAILLMISLLVIRFNSLRKKEPPARLAAKAARLPVIGRLVSISLTYYFALHFGTLLNSGLSYLEALTVFADQHYFSYFQQEGLHLQAELKQGKEFQEVIGERGSYEKALPALIIHGQANGTLGDELIQYSEQLLEDFEERLERLFSLIQPLLFGLVAMLIILLFTSVMLPMLQFIKTVS; encoded by the coding sequence ATGCGTAGAAACCGGTTATCCATGCAGGATAAAGCAGCCATCCTGACAAGACTCGGAGCTCTTTTCAATAATGGATATCCGCTGGCCCGGGGCCTGGAGTTTTTAGCGCTTACAGAAGGAGACGTGCAGCAGCGGCAGATCGAAAAGATTATCCGGGATTTGAAAGCGGGTGAGCGGCTGCCGGATTCATTCCGACATATCGGATTGCCTGCTGATATAACAGGTGCCCTTTACTTTTCGGAAAAGCACGGCAATCTTGGATCTGTACTGACTGTGTCTGGAACTTCACTATCCAAAAGGGCTGCTCACTTGAAAAAACTGTTTAAAATTCTCCGTTATCCGATCTTTCTCCTTGGGGTGATCATCATTATGTTCATTGCCCTCTATGGTTTTTTATTCCCATCTTTCCTGAATTTTTTTAATGCCGCTAGAATGGATCTCCCTGTGTTCACAAGATATACAATGATGTCGATCAGACTTGCTCCATTTTTATTGGCTGCAATCCTCTTGATGATCAGCTTGCTCGTTATCCGCTTTAACTCTTTGAGAAAGAAGGAACCTCCAGCAAGGCTTGCAGCAAAAGCTGCGCGCTTACCTGTAATCGGCCGGCTTGTATCCATTTCGCTAACTTACTATTTCGCCCTTCATTTCGGCACCTTGCTTAATAGCGGACTTTCTTACTTAGAGGCATTGACCGTTTTTGCAGATCAGCATTACTTTTCTTACTTTCAGCAGGAGGGGCTCCATCTGCAGGCAGAGCTTAAGCAGGGAAAAGAATTTCAAGAAGTTATCGGGGAGCGGGGCAGTTATGAGAAGGCGCTCCCCGCTTTGATCATTCACGGACAGGCCAATGGAACACTTGGCGATGAACTGATTCAATACAGTGAACAGTTGCTGGAAGATTTTGAGGAACGCTTGGAGCGGCTGTTTTCGCTCATCCAGCCGCTTCTGTTTGGCCTGGTGGCCATGTTGATCATATTGCTGTTCACGTCTGTCATGTTGCCGATGCTCCAATTTATCAAAACAGTTTCGTAA
- a CDS encoding LTA synthase family protein: MKEKKWSKYMLIVSAIVMLWIKTYIVYKTSFDITIENGMQEFILFINPLSSALLFIGLALFSSGKMRNGLVVFASFLAAFVLFANVVYYRFFTDFITIPVLFQTSNMGDLGGSIFELIRPVDILMFIDTIILALIVFKGKVSTGNVKLPVKLGVVGLAVLMFFVNLSLSEGERSDLLTRTFDREILVKNIGTYNYHIYDAVLQSKTKAQRAFADSSQMSEVENYVRANQKKPNEDLFGAAKGKNVILISMESTQSFVINNKINGEEITPFLNDLIEDSYYFENFYHQTGQGKTSDAEFLIDNSLYPMPRGAVFFTHSQNEYNASPEILKNNGYYSAVFHANNKSFWNRDIMYNAMGYDKYFSLRYYDVNEENSVGWGLKDKEFFDQSVEMMKDLPQPFYTKFLSLTNHFPFELHEEDKMVDEFNSNSRTLNRYFPTVRYTDEALKHFFQRLKDEGLYEDSVIIIYGDHYGISENHNTAMGQFLGRDITPFESVQLQRVPFIIHIPGHEDDRTISTVSGQIDIKPTILHLLGIETNNDIQLGTDLFSPNKQELTVLRDGSFITKDYVYTDNTCYDKATGDKADGANCEPFLTKAKQELQYSDEIIYGDLLRFIDDQRENSTP, translated from the coding sequence ATGAAAGAGAAAAAATGGTCCAAGTATATGTTGATCGTATCAGCAATAGTCATGTTGTGGATCAAAACTTATATTGTCTATAAAACTAGCTTTGATATAACGATTGAAAATGGCATGCAGGAATTTATCCTGTTTATCAACCCGCTAAGCTCAGCACTGCTGTTTATTGGGCTGGCATTGTTCTCGAGCGGGAAAATGAGGAACGGCCTTGTGGTTTTCGCCAGTTTTCTGGCAGCGTTCGTCCTGTTTGCCAATGTCGTTTACTACCGCTTTTTCACTGATTTCATCACGATTCCGGTATTGTTCCAGACAAGCAACATGGGGGATCTGGGCGGCAGCATTTTTGAGCTTATCCGTCCGGTCGACATCCTGATGTTTATTGATACAATCATTCTGGCACTCATCGTTTTCAAAGGGAAGGTTTCCACAGGTAATGTCAAGCTTCCTGTGAAACTGGGTGTCGTCGGCCTTGCAGTCCTGATGTTTTTCGTCAACCTCTCGCTGTCTGAAGGAGAACGGTCAGATTTGCTGACACGTACGTTCGACCGTGAAATCCTTGTTAAAAATATCGGAACCTATAACTATCATATCTATGATGCCGTGCTGCAGTCCAAAACGAAAGCACAGCGGGCCTTTGCTGACAGCAGCCAGATGTCTGAAGTTGAAAACTATGTAAGGGCTAATCAGAAGAAACCGAATGAAGACTTGTTCGGCGCCGCCAAGGGGAAAAATGTGATTCTTATATCCATGGAATCAACCCAGAGCTTTGTCATCAACAATAAAATCAACGGCGAGGAAATTACACCGTTTTTGAATGATCTGATTGAAGACAGTTACTACTTCGAGAATTTTTATCACCAGACCGGGCAGGGAAAGACTTCCGATGCTGAGTTCCTTATTGATAATTCCCTGTATCCGATGCCGCGAGGGGCGGTGTTCTTTACACATTCACAAAATGAATATAATGCCTCACCGGAAATCCTGAAAAATAACGGGTACTATTCAGCGGTATTCCATGCGAATAACAAAAGTTTCTGGAACCGTGACATCATGTACAATGCAATGGGATATGACAAATATTTTTCACTGCGCTATTATGATGTGAATGAAGAAAATTCGGTTGGCTGGGGTCTTAAAGACAAAGAGTTTTTTGATCAGTCTGTTGAAATGATGAAAGATCTTCCTCAGCCTTTTTACACGAAATTCCTGAGCCTGACAAATCACTTCCCGTTTGAATTGCATGAAGAGGATAAAATGGTTGATGAATTCAACTCCAACAGCCGTACACTGAACCGCTACTTCCCGACGGTGCGATACACTGATGAAGCGCTGAAACACTTTTTCCAGCGTCTGAAAGACGAAGGGCTGTATGAGGATTCGGTCATCATCATTTACGGTGATCATTACGGCATTTCTGAAAACCATAATACAGCAATGGGACAGTTTCTCGGCAGGGATATCACACCGTTTGAAAGTGTGCAGCTTCAGCGGGTGCCGTTTATCATTCACATTCCAGGCCATGAGGACGACAGGACCATCTCAACTGTTTCCGGACAGATTGATATAAAACCTACAATCCTGCACTTGCTTGGGATAGAAACGAATAATGATATCCAGCTCGGCACAGACCTTTTCTCGCCGAACAAGCAGGAATTGACGGTGCTTCGTGACGGCAGCTTCATTACAAAAGATTATGTGTATACCGATAATACTTGTTATGATAAAGCGACAGGAGACAAAGCAGATGGTGCCAACTGTGAACCGTTCCTGACAAAAGCAAAACAGGAGCTTCAATATTCCGATGAGATCATATATGGAGATCTGCTCAGGTTTATTGATGATCAAAGAGAAAATTCCACCCCATAA
- the comGC gene encoding competence type IV pilus major pilin ComGC, translating into MREKGFTLVEMMIVLMIISILLMITIPNLTENNGTVREKGCEAMVKVAEAQVQAFEIKNKTKPANIAELVDGGYLTSAECPDGQVLSLVDGKIETSSP; encoded by the coding sequence TTGAGAGAAAAAGGATTTACGCTTGTTGAAATGATGATTGTACTTATGATCATTTCGATTTTATTGATGATCACGATTCCGAATCTCACTGAAAATAATGGGACGGTCAGGGAGAAAGGGTGTGAAGCGATGGTTAAAGTCGCAGAAGCGCAAGTACAGGCTTTTGAAATCAAGAATAAAACCAAACCGGCGAATATTGCGGAGCTTGTGGACGGCGGATATTTGACAAGCGCCGAGTGCCCGGATGGCCAGGTACTTTCACTTGTGGACGGCAAAATTGAAACATCTTCTCCATAA
- a CDS encoding MBL fold metallo-hydrolase has product MKWEQIPLGPLQTNAYVLSNEKGECLIFDPGAEGSKLSALLKEQNLKPLAVLLTHAHFDHIGALSRIRSEYNIPVYLHKEEKDWLADPELNGSALFMIGNPVSADPADHLIEAEGRITIGPFSMQVFETPGHSPGSVSFYFADEGIAFSGDALFAGSIGRTDLPGGNHDQLIESIHKKLLVLPENTTVAPGHGPETTIANEMDGNPFLNGFDF; this is encoded by the coding sequence ATGAAATGGGAACAAATCCCGCTTGGACCGCTGCAGACGAATGCCTATGTACTTTCAAATGAAAAGGGCGAGTGCCTGATTTTTGACCCGGGGGCAGAAGGGTCAAAATTGAGCGCACTTTTAAAGGAACAGAACCTGAAACCGCTTGCCGTATTGCTTACCCATGCCCATTTTGACCATATCGGCGCATTGAGCAGAATCCGGTCTGAATACAACATTCCGGTATACTTGCACAAAGAGGAAAAAGATTGGCTCGCAGATCCTGAATTGAATGGCTCTGCCTTATTCATGATAGGGAATCCAGTAAGTGCCGATCCTGCTGATCACTTAATTGAAGCTGAAGGCCGGATCACAATAGGTCCTTTTTCGATGCAAGTGTTTGAAACACCGGGACATTCTCCTGGAAGTGTATCATTTTATTTTGCGGATGAGGGAATCGCGTTTTCGGGTGATGCACTATTTGCAGGCAGCATCGGCAGGACGGATCTTCCCGGCGGCAATCATGATCAACTCATCGAAAGCATCCATAAGAAGCTTCTTGTTTTGCCAGAGAATACAACAGTGGCACCTGGACACGGGCCTGAGACTACGATAGCAAATGAAATGGACGGGAACCCTTTTTTGAACGGATTTGATTTTTAG
- a CDS encoding ABC transporter ATP-binding protein: MAALFSLKDVSTPILHNLSLDVKTGNFLTLIGPSGAGKSSLLFLLNRLNDPADGEIFYLDKPLDEYPITVLRRKVGMVFQSANLFPGTVRDNLKYGPSLSGSWSDGKASRLLQQVRLPNDLLDRDVDRLSGGEKQRVAMARTLANEPEVLLLDEPTSALDERTTEAIEEVLMELQQKNGTTIIMVTHDLEQAERLGNRTVFLENGRILEEGLTAELFTSPRSERLKSFLYGNGD, translated from the coding sequence ATGGCAGCATTATTTTCCTTAAAAGATGTATCAACCCCAATACTCCATAACCTTTCACTTGATGTAAAAACCGGAAACTTTTTGACGCTGATCGGACCTTCGGGTGCGGGTAAGAGCAGTTTGCTTTTTTTATTGAACAGGCTGAATGACCCGGCCGATGGAGAAATTTTTTATTTGGATAAGCCTCTTGATGAGTATCCGATTACCGTACTGAGGAGAAAAGTGGGGATGGTGTTCCAATCAGCGAACCTCTTTCCAGGCACGGTCCGTGATAACCTTAAATATGGTCCTTCACTTTCCGGAAGCTGGTCCGACGGTAAGGCGAGCAGACTTCTCCAACAGGTCCGTCTGCCGAATGACTTACTCGACAGAGATGTTGACAGGCTGTCAGGCGGGGAAAAGCAGCGGGTGGCAATGGCACGCACGCTTGCAAACGAACCGGAGGTCCTGTTGCTTGATGAACCGACGAGCGCGCTTGACGAAAGAACGACAGAAGCGATTGAGGAGGTCCTGATGGAGCTTCAGCAAAAAAACGGGACTACGATCATTATGGTAACTCATGACCTTGAGCAGGCTGAGCGGCTCGGAAATCGGACGGTGTTTCTGGAAAACGGCCGGATTCTTGAAGAAGGGCTGACTGCCGAGTTGTTTACCAGTCCTCGGAGTGAAAGGCTTAAATCTTTCTTATACGGCAATGGTGACTGA
- the comGA gene encoding competence type IV pilus ATPase ComGA, with translation MKRAAEMGATDIHLLPEGPDVLIQFRIADKMYSQECLPAAQYDKMAAHFKFLAGLDIGEKRRPQSGSFSVEINNRAFDLRVSSLPSIYRESIVLRLMQERLVPLLKLSLFPADVKLLGGFIRKRAGLLILTGPTGSGKTTTLYTLIEKAQRDFMRKIITLEDPVEKKASGVLQVQINEKAGITYAAGLKAALRHDPDLIMVGEIRDAETAAIAVRAALTGHLVMTTMHTKNTAGALNRLIDFGIPKEDLKQTLIAVTAQRLVDLECRLCRSSCSVHCRRLRPYSRAGIYEMLYGKDLENAFRLQGNPLSITRSLANRHRKAFALGFISAERLNEFKADEYA, from the coding sequence ATCAAGCGGGCAGCTGAAATGGGGGCGACCGATATCCATCTTCTACCGGAGGGACCTGATGTACTGATCCAATTCAGAATAGCGGACAAAATGTACAGCCAGGAATGCCTGCCGGCAGCGCAATACGATAAAATGGCAGCTCATTTCAAGTTTTTGGCCGGGCTTGACATCGGTGAAAAGAGACGACCGCAAAGCGGATCCTTTTCTGTCGAAATAAATAACCGGGCATTTGACTTACGGGTCTCATCTCTTCCTTCTATATACAGGGAGAGCATTGTCCTCCGTCTTATGCAGGAGAGGCTCGTACCGCTTCTGAAATTATCCCTGTTTCCTGCAGATGTTAAACTGCTGGGCGGCTTTATCAGAAAACGCGCAGGTCTTCTCATATTGACAGGCCCCACAGGTTCTGGAAAAACAACAACGCTTTATACGCTGATTGAAAAGGCACAAAGGGATTTCATGAGGAAAATCATCACGCTTGAAGACCCGGTCGAAAAAAAGGCAAGCGGCGTCCTGCAGGTTCAAATTAATGAAAAAGCCGGGATAACCTATGCGGCCGGATTGAAAGCGGCCCTCCGCCATGATCCCGATTTAATCATGGTGGGTGAAATCCGTGATGCTGAGACAGCTGCAATAGCTGTGCGTGCAGCTCTGACCGGTCATCTGGTCATGACGACGATGCACACGAAAAACACGGCGGGAGCCCTTAATCGGCTCATCGATTTCGGCATTCCGAAAGAGGATTTGAAACAAACGCTGATTGCGGTTACAGCACAGCGACTGGTCGATCTGGAGTGCCGGTTGTGCAGGAGCTCATGTTCGGTCCATTGCCGGCGGTTACGCCCATATTCACGGGCAGGAATTTATGAAATGCTTTATGGAAAGGATCTGGAAAACGCATTCCGCCTGCAAGGGAACCCGCTTTCCATTACCCGCAGCCTCGCAAATCGCCACCGGAAAGCATTTGCGCTTGGCTTTATATCCGCTGAGCGGCTGAATGAGTTCAAGGCGGATGAATATGCGTAG
- a CDS encoding M14 family metallopeptidase yields MDIRVRRGDTFWYYSKLFGIPIRLILDSNRQLPPEAVPVGSVIKIPGYQTQQYTIKRGDTLYKLAISRGLPLDAVLLLNQQVSPENLQPGDQVQLPSRITKPVVEGQREYGSGDVQRDLNALLEIYPFLRRETAGKSVLENDITEVRAGSGPKKVHVNGSFHANEWITTPIIMTFLNDYLLSLTNNTPIRGLYTLPLYEMTELSLVPLVNPDGVDLVLDGPPVQEPYRSLVTELNKGSEDFSGWKANIRGVDLNNQYPARWEVEKERKPTAPAPRDYPGEAPLTEPEAIAMAELTRRRDFSRVLAFHTQGEEIYWGYLNMEPPEAETIVKEFQRVSGYKPVRFIDSYAGYKDWFIQEWRRPGYTVELGEGVNPLPLSQFDEIYQESLGIFLASLYM; encoded by the coding sequence ATGGATATAAGAGTAAGGCGGGGAGACACATTCTGGTACTACAGTAAATTGTTCGGTATTCCAATCCGCCTGATTTTGGATTCCAACCGTCAACTGCCGCCAGAAGCAGTTCCGGTCGGAAGCGTCATCAAGATTCCGGGTTATCAAACACAGCAGTATACGATAAAAAGAGGGGACACATTGTATAAACTGGCAATATCCCGCGGGCTGCCGCTTGATGCGGTGCTATTACTCAATCAACAAGTCAGTCCCGAAAATTTGCAGCCTGGCGATCAAGTGCAGCTCCCATCAAGGATCACAAAACCGGTGGTGGAGGGCCAACGGGAGTATGGAAGCGGTGATGTGCAGCGCGATCTTAATGCCCTGCTTGAAATTTATCCGTTTTTACGCCGTGAAACAGCCGGCAAGTCTGTTCTTGAAAACGATATTACCGAAGTGAGGGCCGGTTCAGGACCGAAAAAAGTCCATGTCAACGGGTCCTTTCACGCAAATGAATGGATTACTACCCCGATAATCATGACTTTTTTAAATGATTATTTACTGTCTCTGACGAATAACACGCCAATAAGGGGATTATATACCCTTCCGCTTTATGAAATGACAGAGCTGTCACTAGTGCCGCTGGTGAACCCCGATGGTGTTGATCTGGTCCTGGATGGTCCTCCTGTACAGGAACCGTACCGATCGCTTGTCACCGAACTCAATAAAGGAAGTGAAGACTTTTCCGGCTGGAAAGCGAATATAAGAGGTGTCGACTTAAATAACCAGTATCCCGCCCGCTGGGAAGTCGAAAAGGAACGGAAACCAACCGCGCCTGCTCCGCGTGATTATCCTGGTGAGGCGCCGTTGACCGAACCGGAAGCCATTGCGATGGCTGAACTTACACGGCGGCGGGATTTCAGCCGGGTACTGGCTTTTCACACCCAGGGGGAAGAAATCTATTGGGGATATTTAAATATGGAACCCCCGGAAGCTGAGACGATCGTAAAGGAATTCCAGCGGGTAAGCGGCTATAAGCCGGTCCGGTTCATCGATAGTTATGCAGGATATAAAGATTGGTTTATCCAGGAGTGGAGGCGTCCGGGTTACACTGTCGAACTCGGTGAAGGCGTAAACCCGCTTCCGCTCAGCCAGTTTGATGAAATATACCAAGAAAGTCTCGGCATTTTCCTTGCATCACTCTATATGTGA
- a CDS encoding DUF2759 domain-containing protein, with amino-acid sequence MGLVIIFGLVTIIALLGFFREIRRKNFLAVVFTVLTVAVFGWFTINTLVSLITSGGGTSH; translated from the coding sequence ATGGGTCTTGTCATTATTTTCGGACTGGTAACGATCATTGCATTGCTTGGTTTCTTCCGTGAAATCCGCCGTAAAAACTTCCTTGCTGTAGTATTTACGGTCCTTACAGTCGCTGTTTTCGGCTGGTTCACAATCAATACGCTGGTCAGCCTTATTACCAGCGGAGGCGGAACCTCACATTGA
- a CDS encoding SAM-dependent methyltransferase: MNEQLKKLFMENRGRPVSYADFMETALYDPDLGYYSNPAVKVGKTGDFYTSPSIHQVFGAMFASVFINVIESHGIAPRIAEFGGGTGTFAGAVLNAWKEKAPETFNELEYIVIERSQYHRNMIKERMGVDKVKVFSTLEEAKRHFPAFEGIVFSNELLDAFPVDVVKQTEEGLQEVRLICGSSGDLAETLVPATAVYSKWIDKYHRLPLTAGQRIEIPLHMEKWITDISAWLSRGYVFTVDYGYTAEEWQHPARKDGSLRGYKEHMLIPKPYENPGAMDITSHVHWDAFAAIGREQGLELLKRMKQRDFLLEAGILKELQENYDPNPFSEKSRQNRAIRSFLMDGDISSSFDVYIQGKGLVEGERDIFPAGS; the protein is encoded by the coding sequence ATGAATGAACAGCTGAAGAAATTATTTATGGAAAACCGCGGCCGGCCGGTTTCTTATGCCGACTTTATGGAAACGGCCCTTTACGACCCGGATTTAGGCTACTATTCCAATCCGGCAGTAAAAGTCGGAAAAACCGGTGACTTTTATACATCCCCATCCATCCACCAGGTATTCGGCGCGATGTTCGCCTCTGTTTTCATCAATGTGATCGAATCACATGGCATCGCTCCAAGGATTGCTGAATTCGGAGGCGGCACGGGGACCTTTGCCGGCGCGGTGCTAAATGCCTGGAAAGAGAAAGCGCCGGAAACGTTTAATGAACTCGAGTATATTGTGATTGAACGCAGTCAGTATCATCGAAACATGATCAAAGAGCGAATGGGCGTTGACAAGGTAAAGGTGTTTTCAACTCTGGAAGAGGCAAAACGCCATTTTCCTGCATTTGAAGGTATTGTGTTTTCCAATGAACTGCTTGATGCATTTCCGGTCGATGTCGTGAAACAGACCGAAGAAGGACTTCAAGAAGTGAGGCTGATCTGCGGCAGTTCGGGTGATTTGGCGGAAACGCTTGTCCCGGCGACGGCCGTCTACAGCAAATGGATTGACAAATACCATCGTTTGCCGCTGACTGCCGGGCAGAGGATCGAAATCCCCCTCCATATGGAAAAATGGATTACGGACATTTCTGCTTGGCTGTCAAGAGGGTATGTGTTCACGGTCGATTACGGCTATACAGCGGAAGAATGGCAGCATCCTGCCCGTAAGGACGGGAGCCTGCGCGGATATAAGGAGCATATGCTAATCCCAAAGCCGTATGAGAATCCCGGTGCGATGGATATCACCTCGCACGTTCATTGGGATGCATTTGCCGCAATAGGCAGGGAACAGGGCCTGGAATTGCTCAAACGCATGAAACAGCGTGACTTCTTGCTTGAAGCCGGTATACTTAAAGAGTTGCAGGAAAACTATGATCCAAATCCTTTTTCGGAAAAGAGCAGGCAAAACCGTGCAATCCGTTCTTTTTTGATGGATGGGGATATCAGCAGTTCCTTTGATGTATATATACAGGGGAAGGGACTTGTCGAGGGGGAAAGAGATATTTTCCCGGCTGGTTCGTGA
- a CDS encoding MTH1187 family thiamine-binding protein, giving the protein MAIADVTVIPIGTETPSVSEYVADLQKILKQYEAEGKISFRLTPMNTLIEGELSTLFEVIQSIHEAPFQKGIKRVATNIRIDDRRDKASSMTSKLESVENRLKS; this is encoded by the coding sequence ATGGCTATTGCTGATGTAACCGTAATCCCAATTGGCACTGAAACGCCAAGTGTAAGTGAATATGTTGCAGATTTGCAGAAAATCTTGAAACAATATGAAGCTGAAGGGAAAATCTCTTTTCGGCTTACTCCTATGAATACATTAATCGAAGGGGAGCTTTCGACCCTGTTTGAGGTCATCCAATCGATACATGAAGCACCTTTTCAAAAAGGGATAAAGCGGGTGGCTACGAATATCCGTATTGATGACCGGCGCGATAAGGCTTCATCAATGACATCAAAGCTTGAAAGCGTTGAAAACAGATTGAAATCATGA